One genomic window of Numida meleagris isolate 19003 breed g44 Domestic line chromosome 1, NumMel1.0, whole genome shotgun sequence includes the following:
- the PKNOX1 gene encoding homeobox protein PKNOX1 isoform X3 has protein sequence MVKAIQVLRIHLLELEKVNELCKDFCSRYIACLKTKMNSETLLSGEPGSPYSPVQSQQIPSAIAGTLSPQGIMVPASALQQGNVTMATVAGGTVYQPVTVVTPQGQVVTQALSPGTIRIQNSQLQLQLNQDLGILHQDDGSSKNKRGVLPKHATNVMRSWLFQHIGHPYPTEDEKKQIAAQTNLTLLQVNNWFINARRRILQPMLDSSCSETPKTKKKTAQNRPVQRFWPDSIASGVAQQQSNELTMSDGAVVTITAPVNMNVDSLQSLSSDGATLAVQQVMMAGQSEDESVDSGEDDGGDLSTTNISGLVLDNSDSLQ, from the exons ATGGTAAAAGCAATCCAAGTTCTACGTATCCATCTGCTTGAGCTAGAAAAGGTTAATGAACTCTGCAAGGACTTCTGTAGTCGCTACATTGCCTGcctgaagacaaaaatgaacAGTGAAACTCTATTAAGTGGAGAACCTGGAAGTCCTTATTCACCCGTGCAATCTCAG caaATTCCAAGTGCCATTGCAGGCACGCTCAGTCCCCAAGGGATTATGGTGCCAGCATCAGCATTGCAGCAGGGAAATGTAACTATGGCAACAGTAGCAG GGGGGACAGTGTATCAGCCTGTTACTGTGGTCACTCCACAAGGTCAAGTGGTGACGCAAGCATTGTCACCTGGGACTATTCGGATCCAGAATTCTCAG CTTCAGTTGCAATTAAACCAAGATCTGGGCATCTTGCATCAAGATGATGGctcatcaaaaaataaaagaggagtTCTTCCCAAGCACGCTACAAATGTGATGAGATCTTGGCTATTTCAGCACATAGGG CATCCATATCCAACAGAGGATGAGAAGAAACAGATTGCAGCACAAACAAATCTTACGCTACTCCAGGTGAACAACTG GTTTATCAATGCTAGAAGACGAATTCTTCAGCCAATGCTGGATTCCAGTTGTTCTGAAACtccaaaaacaaagaagaaaacagctcagaACAGACCGGTTCAGAGGTTCTGGCCTGACTCCATTGCATCAGGAGTTGCTCAGCAGCAATCTAATGAGCTCACAATGTCAGATG GTGCTGTTGTAACAATTACAGCTCCGGTCAACATGAATGTAGACAGTCTCCAGTCCTTGTCATCCGATGGTGCGACATTGGCCGTTCAGCAAGTTATGATGGCGGGGCAAAGTGAGGATGAGTCTGTAGACAGCGGTGAGGACGATGGAGGAGACCTCTCAACGACAAATATCAGTGGGCTGGTTTTGGATAACAGCGATTCTCTGCAGTAG
- the LOC110392660 gene encoding fibulin-2-like, with protein MAPTTTLRLWLFCLLLSAAAPKPTCDPNACPACPEPGPGGCCPPCAPACACPPYLQDDCEMQGFGDGHVPTGSSFYIDFARKLCTCQPSGDITCTSRCDPVPDSCQAVGSPVADGCPRCVCYNEEEVAVLAGSVVPRGGQLCTCPPQGGQLQCSDGGEA; from the coding sequence ATGGCTCCCACCACCACACTCCGCCTGTGGctgttctgcctgctgctcagtgctgcagccccaaaGCCCACCTGTGACCCCAATGCCTGCCCGGCCTGCCCTGAGCCAGGACCTGGGGGCTGCTGCCCACCCTGCGCGCCAGCCTGTGCCTGCCCACCCTACCTGCAGGACGACTGTGAGATGCAAGGCTTCGGTGACGGACATGTACCCACCGGCAGCTCCTTCTACATTGACTTCGCCCGCAAGCTGTGCACTTGCCAGCCCAGTGGGGACATCACCTGCACCTCGCGCTGTGATCCCGTGCCTGATTCCTGccaggctgtgggcagcccaGTGGCCGATGGCTGTCCCCGCTGCGTCTGCTACAATGAGGAGGAGGTGGCGGTGCTCGCTGGCTCCGTGGTGCCCCGGGGAGGCCAGCTCTGCACCTGCCCTCCCCAGGGTGGCCAACTGCAGTGCAGTGATGGGGGTGAGGCATGA